Proteins encoded by one window of Kribbella italica:
- a CDS encoding NAD(+)/NADH kinase: MPISRLGLVVHLGRPLAVQAADVVRAWCKDNDIGCTDIDVWKQHEDRRGGMDELHHAGNPDLVVTLGGDGTFLRGARIAAKNDAAVLGVDLGKVGFLTEVACSDVEAALEAVHRDEATIEKRMTLTMRASRALEIPSGIDALLRYGHGPALPPPAVRPEVDANGWGVALDVTALNDVVLEKLARDHQVALGVYLSGRLLASYSADAVIVATPTGSTAYSFAAGGPILSPNTEAIVFTPVAPHMTFNRSVIAAPDEPIGLRVLPHSGQAAVSIDGQLRGVLDPGDWIGVYGSTRPLRLVRLRPTDFYGRLRDRFRLTDAPATGIDGESDAVWVPSGAEVPADMAHLRLPPTTPEPELPPGVACEVPEDDQTS; the protein is encoded by the coding sequence GTGCCCATCAGTCGACTCGGTCTGGTCGTGCACCTGGGCCGTCCGCTGGCTGTCCAGGCGGCCGACGTGGTCCGCGCCTGGTGCAAGGACAACGACATCGGCTGCACCGACATCGACGTGTGGAAGCAGCACGAGGACCGCCGCGGCGGGATGGACGAGCTGCACCACGCGGGCAACCCGGACCTGGTCGTCACGCTCGGTGGTGACGGGACGTTCCTGCGCGGTGCCCGGATCGCGGCGAAGAACGATGCCGCGGTGCTCGGCGTGGATCTCGGGAAGGTCGGGTTCCTGACCGAGGTGGCGTGCAGCGACGTCGAGGCGGCGCTGGAGGCGGTGCACCGCGACGAGGCCACGATCGAGAAGCGGATGACGCTGACCATGCGCGCGTCGCGGGCGCTCGAGATCCCGTCCGGGATCGACGCGTTGCTGCGGTACGGGCACGGCCCGGCGTTGCCGCCGCCCGCCGTACGGCCTGAGGTGGATGCGAACGGGTGGGGTGTCGCGCTGGATGTCACGGCGCTGAACGACGTCGTACTGGAGAAGCTGGCGCGGGATCACCAGGTGGCGCTCGGGGTGTACCTGTCCGGGCGGCTGCTGGCGTCGTACTCGGCGGATGCGGTGATCGTCGCGACGCCGACGGGCAGTACGGCGTACAGCTTCGCCGCTGGTGGACCGATCCTGTCGCCGAACACGGAGGCGATCGTGTTCACGCCGGTCGCGCCGCACATGACCTTCAACCGCAGTGTCATCGCCGCCCCGGACGAACCGATCGGGCTGCGCGTACTGCCGCACTCCGGCCAGGCCGCGGTCAGCATCGACGGGCAGCTCCGCGGTGTACTCGATCCGGGCGACTGGATCGGCGTGTACGGCTCGACCCGTCCGCTGCGGCTGGTGCGCCTGCGGCCCACCGACTTCTACGGCCGGCTGCGCGACCGCTTCCGCCTCACCGACGCCCCTGCCACCGGCATCGACGGCGAGTCCGACGCGGTCTGGGTCCCCAGTGGCGCGGAGGTTCCCGCCGACATGGCCCACCTTCGCCTCCCCCCGACCACCCCGGAACCCGAACTGCCGCCGGGCGTGGCCTGCGAGGTCCCCGAGGACGACCAGACCAGCTGA
- a CDS encoding coenzyme F420-0:L-glutamate ligase: MRKHLEIFAVTGLPEIAAGDDLAGLIGEAADLRDGDVLAVTSKIVSKAEGRLTHSTRTEAVDAELVRVVAQRGETRIVQTRHGLVMAAAGTDTSNTAPGTVLLLPVDPDLSARELRAALKARYDVNVGVVVTDTLGRPWRVGQTDLAIGAAGVRVVEDLRGSTDSHGNVLAVTEPAVADEIASAGELVKGKADGVPVAVLRGLSDVVLAIGEDGPGARALVRDAENDMFSLGTREAARAAVLERTPPGGPREVDPALWDGLLADDVDVHLEVLESSVVVFGENQVAVGLIAERLAVLLHAEGYGVAVRTGSGSEATVTFGSRSD, from the coding sequence ATGAGGAAGCACCTGGAGATCTTCGCGGTCACCGGACTGCCGGAGATCGCGGCCGGGGACGACCTGGCCGGACTGATCGGCGAGGCGGCCGACCTGCGGGACGGCGACGTGCTCGCGGTGACGTCGAAGATCGTCAGCAAGGCCGAGGGACGCCTGACGCACTCGACCCGCACCGAGGCCGTGGACGCCGAGCTGGTGCGGGTCGTCGCGCAACGTGGAGAGACCCGGATCGTGCAGACCCGGCACGGGCTGGTGATGGCCGCCGCGGGGACCGACACGTCGAACACGGCGCCGGGGACGGTGCTGCTGCTGCCGGTCGACCCCGATCTGTCGGCCCGTGAGCTGCGCGCCGCGCTGAAGGCCCGGTACGACGTGAACGTGGGCGTCGTGGTCACGGACACGCTCGGGCGGCCCTGGCGGGTCGGTCAGACCGACCTGGCGATCGGGGCGGCCGGCGTACGGGTGGTGGAGGATCTGCGCGGTTCGACGGACTCGCACGGGAACGTGCTGGCCGTCACGGAGCCGGCCGTGGCCGACGAGATCGCGTCGGCGGGTGAGCTGGTGAAGGGCAAGGCCGACGGCGTGCCGGTCGCCGTACTGCGGGGGCTATCGGACGTCGTACTGGCGATCGGCGAGGACGGGCCGGGGGCGCGGGCGCTGGTGCGCGACGCGGAGAACGACATGTTCAGCCTCGGGACGCGGGAGGCCGCGCGGGCCGCCGTACTGGAGCGGACGCCTCCTGGCGGGCCGCGCGAGGTGGACCCGGCGCTGTGGGACGGGCTGCTCGCGGACGACGTGGACGTGCACCTGGAGGTGCTCGAGAGTTCCGTCGTCGTCTTCGGCGAGAACCAGGTCGCGGTCGGCCTCATCGCCGAGAGACTGGCCGTTCTCCTGCACGCCGAGGGCTACGGCGTCGCCGTCCGGACCGGTTCGGGTAGTGAGGCCACGGTCACGTTCGGCTCACGGTCGGACTAG
- a CDS encoding DUF222 domain-containing protein, with amino-acid sequence MFAIDVAELDVAETLAAVARVHAVKLAAEAELLGLAVHYADLCPGPDSIPAAESIPGSEQSKVYGGPGCPGIGDFAPAEFGVVTDRSAGAAARYLGQALALRHRLPLTWAQVQSGHAAAWKACTIATASAGLSLEAASIVDHRVFSIVDSVTPLRLANIVKAASWQADPDQARAEAEAKARERGVWAGRSDEHGTTTLFIRAATGEVIRLDATITQIAEALAAQGDTGTVDQRRARAVGVLADPELACKLLTVSQQLLATTTTSTSTGAAAVTPPVPAAEPGSVDERGQGGGQVSLASLTGTLASLRDSTGSADWTDSTDRADGSTPPRSPRLPRARTVLYVHVAEQTLATGEGVVRVEGYGPVLTSRLAEVLGHDQIIVRPVIDLNDTLSVDAYEIPDRIRQHVKLRYPVEQFPFGVATTTNSTDLDHVTAFDPTGPPGQTSTSNLVPLRRYSHRLKTHGNWKVRRLDADTLEWTTPHGYTLLVDHSGTHPPDEATVS; translated from the coding sequence ATGTTCGCCATTGATGTCGCCGAGCTGGATGTGGCCGAGACGCTGGCCGCAGTGGCGCGGGTGCACGCCGTGAAGCTCGCGGCAGAGGCCGAGTTGCTCGGGCTTGCTGTTCATTACGCGGACCTGTGTCCTGGTCCTGACTCGATCCCGGCAGCTGAGTCGATTCCCGGCTCCGAGCAGTCCAAGGTGTACGGCGGGCCGGGATGTCCTGGGATCGGTGATTTCGCGCCGGCGGAGTTCGGGGTAGTCACCGATCGCTCGGCGGGCGCGGCGGCCAGGTACCTGGGGCAGGCGCTGGCGTTGCGGCACCGGCTGCCGCTGACCTGGGCACAGGTGCAGTCCGGGCACGCGGCGGCGTGGAAGGCCTGCACGATCGCGACCGCCTCTGCCGGACTGTCGCTGGAGGCTGCCTCGATCGTGGACCATCGCGTCTTCTCGATCGTGGACTCCGTGACCCCGCTGCGGCTGGCCAACATCGTCAAGGCGGCGTCGTGGCAGGCCGACCCCGACCAGGCTCGTGCCGAAGCCGAGGCGAAGGCCCGCGAGCGTGGTGTGTGGGCCGGGCGCAGTGATGAGCACGGCACGACCACGCTGTTCATTCGCGCGGCCACCGGTGAGGTGATCCGCCTGGACGCGACCATCACCCAGATCGCCGAAGCGCTCGCCGCCCAGGGAGACACCGGGACTGTGGACCAGCGCCGGGCCCGGGCCGTAGGTGTTTTGGCCGACCCCGAACTGGCCTGCAAACTCCTCACCGTGTCCCAGCAGCTCCTCGCCACCACCACAACCTCCACCAGCACAGGCGCTGCGGCAGTGACCCCGCCGGTGCCTGCCGCTGAGCCTGGTTCGGTGGACGAGCGGGGTCAGGGTGGCGGCCAGGTGTCACTGGCGTCGCTGACCGGGACCCTGGCCAGCCTTCGCGACAGCACCGGCAGCGCCGACTGGACCGATAGCACGGACCGGGCCGACGGGTCCACGCCGCCCAGATCGCCGAGGCTGCCGCGTGCTCGGACGGTGTTGTACGTGCATGTGGCCGAGCAGACCCTCGCCACCGGTGAAGGGGTGGTCCGGGTCGAGGGGTATGGGCCGGTGCTCACCTCGCGCCTGGCAGAGGTTCTCGGACACGACCAGATCATCGTCCGGCCGGTGATCGACCTCAACGACACCCTCAGTGTCGACGCCTACGAAATACCTGACCGGATCAGGCAACACGTCAAACTGCGCTACCCAGTAGAACAGTTCCCTTTCGGCGTCGCGACCACCACGAACAGCACCGATCTGGACCACGTCACGGCCTTCGATCCCACTGGTCCACCGGGGCAGACCTCCACCAGCAATCTGGTACCGCTGCGGCGATACAGCCACAGGCTCAAGACGCACGGCAACTGGAAGGTCCGCCGCCTGGATGCCGACACACTCGAATGGACCACCCCCCACGGATACACACTCCTGGTCGACCACTCCGGAACCCACCCGCCTGACGAAGCCACCGTTTCCTGA
- a CDS encoding HtaA domain-containing protein, translating to MAAPTPTVFEPKLEVSKTTGVTDGEELTVRGSGFDPAANLSTRIPVTPGQPAGVYVVFGSFAENWRPSAGADSTTRTLIDTKWALPQASFDQVGTDFPNQKPRLVLLNADGTFEVKVKAKIVAENPRTYGVYTYPGGSAINAAHELAVPVTFAGGGDPEPEGPPLNTLDWGLKASFRTYIEGPIAHGSVTMREPATRNPDGTFRFPGGAGTAEQVGFTGGVYFKGHEMQAGNPLLEMTVTDVRITTAGSTGTVIADVVSKSLETGRPTTYDDVVLADVDFSTHPVVVKDGVATAIAAPTKLTEAGVPAFANFYTAGTALDPISFSVELTTAPVWTPKLELFGADGNQLGTVPAAGATVTVRGSGYDPASNPSTRPPVTPGLPAGVYVVFGSFDEVWQPSKNAAPGTRRVLDQKWALPDASRPGAANPAYVTLKPDGTFETTLTVKPADTATGTYGVATYAAGGALPNTTQELLKVVAFGNVETPVLTVTPAVDLADGQAVVVKGSGFAPQRALYVAQTPQGTVGESNPSPFSGAQRVVTTAEGTFEASVETAVTFTNEGADVDCLAVACHIASFNSPLASDNEVVDHRGDRSQDVFQKITFKPAGPQPVLPVVTKQPVAVSVVAGGTVTFTAAATGTPVPTVQWERSADEGKSWAPIASPSAVTTTLALAGMVAGDSGDRFRAVFSNEAGSATSSAAALTVTGAVDPAVKVSPDAVAPGAELLIEGTGFPAGARVTAVVDAESTPGVPEFTFKNANGQSVVVGGAGLKVADGKLVVAEGAKVSARITGLANSKANTATAPSGFYLLTAVDNGAGKQASPAIGGADMTGASGTSQWITNFPYAGSEELVVPIGSDLVARTSVEVKSSDEHTKCAEAPNGCVLYLRADHRATGNRTFDVRIPLTFAAADRQAASSVGEQVAAADGSVTIRWTVPMAFASGKHIVTLSAGDGVVASADFSVKGAGTPSPTPTPTPTATPSPTPTSSQSSEPPVTDTPTKPTGASLASTGGATFWVPVVGGVLLLAGGALVLVARRKKAQA from the coding sequence GTGGCTGCGCCTACTCCAACAGTCTTCGAGCCGAAGCTCGAGGTTTCCAAGACCACCGGGGTGACCGATGGCGAAGAACTCACTGTGCGCGGCTCCGGCTTCGACCCGGCGGCCAACCTCTCGACCCGCATCCCGGTGACGCCCGGTCAGCCTGCCGGTGTGTACGTCGTGTTCGGTTCGTTCGCCGAGAACTGGCGGCCGTCCGCCGGCGCCGACTCGACGACCCGGACCCTCATCGACACCAAGTGGGCGCTGCCGCAGGCCTCCTTCGACCAGGTCGGCACCGACTTCCCGAACCAGAAGCCCCGGCTGGTGCTGCTGAACGCCGACGGGACGTTCGAGGTGAAGGTGAAGGCGAAGATCGTCGCCGAGAACCCGCGCACCTACGGCGTCTACACCTACCCCGGCGGTTCGGCGATCAACGCCGCCCACGAGCTCGCCGTACCGGTGACGTTCGCCGGTGGCGGTGATCCCGAGCCGGAAGGGCCGCCGCTCAACACCCTCGACTGGGGGCTGAAGGCGTCGTTCCGGACCTACATCGAGGGTCCGATCGCGCACGGCTCGGTGACGATGCGCGAGCCGGCCACACGCAACCCCGATGGGACGTTCCGCTTCCCGGGCGGCGCCGGAACAGCCGAGCAGGTCGGCTTCACCGGTGGCGTCTACTTCAAGGGCCACGAGATGCAGGCCGGTAACCCGCTGCTCGAGATGACGGTCACGGACGTCCGGATCACCACCGCGGGCAGCACCGGCACGGTCATCGCGGACGTGGTCAGCAAGAGCCTGGAGACCGGCCGGCCGACGACCTACGACGACGTCGTACTCGCCGATGTCGACTTCAGTACGCACCCGGTCGTCGTCAAGGACGGCGTCGCCACGGCCATCGCCGCGCCGACCAAGCTCACCGAGGCCGGCGTCCCGGCGTTCGCGAACTTCTACACCGCCGGTACGGCGCTCGACCCGATCAGCTTCTCGGTCGAGCTGACGACCGCGCCGGTCTGGACGCCGAAGCTCGAGCTGTTCGGTGCCGACGGCAACCAGCTCGGCACCGTGCCCGCGGCCGGCGCGACCGTCACGGTCCGCGGTAGCGGCTACGACCCTGCCTCCAACCCATCCACCCGACCGCCGGTCACGCCGGGTCTGCCTGCCGGTGTGTACGTCGTGTTCGGCAGCTTCGACGAGGTCTGGCAGCCGTCCAAGAACGCGGCGCCGGGGACTCGGCGCGTGCTCGACCAGAAGTGGGCGTTGCCCGATGCGTCTCGGCCGGGCGCCGCCAACCCGGCGTACGTGACGCTGAAGCCGGACGGCACGTTCGAGACCACGCTGACCGTGAAGCCAGCCGACACGGCGACCGGCACGTACGGCGTCGCGACGTACGCGGCGGGTGGTGCGTTGCCGAACACGACGCAGGAGCTGCTGAAGGTCGTTGCGTTTGGCAACGTCGAGACGCCGGTGCTGACGGTGACGCCGGCCGTTGACCTCGCTGACGGGCAGGCCGTCGTCGTGAAGGGGAGCGGCTTCGCGCCGCAGCGCGCGCTGTACGTCGCGCAGACGCCGCAGGGCACGGTCGGCGAATCGAACCCGTCGCCGTTCTCAGGCGCGCAGCGCGTCGTGACCACCGCTGAGGGGACGTTCGAGGCGTCGGTCGAGACGGCGGTGACGTTCACCAACGAGGGCGCCGACGTCGACTGCCTCGCGGTCGCCTGTCACATCGCGAGCTTCAACTCGCCGCTGGCCTCGGACAACGAGGTCGTCGACCACCGTGGCGACCGGTCGCAGGACGTGTTCCAGAAGATCACCTTCAAGCCGGCCGGGCCGCAGCCGGTGCTGCCGGTCGTGACGAAGCAGCCCGTGGCCGTCTCGGTGGTTGCCGGCGGCACGGTCACGTTCACCGCGGCGGCCACCGGTACGCCGGTGCCGACCGTGCAGTGGGAGCGCAGTGCAGACGAGGGGAAGAGCTGGGCTCCGATCGCGTCGCCGTCCGCGGTGACCACGACGCTGGCTCTTGCGGGGATGGTCGCGGGGGACAGCGGGGATCGCTTCAGGGCGGTCTTCAGCAACGAGGCGGGGTCGGCGACGTCGTCGGCGGCCGCGCTGACAGTCACGGGGGCTGTCGATCCCGCGGTGAAGGTGTCGCCGGATGCGGTGGCGCCGGGCGCGGAGTTGCTGATCGAGGGGACCGGGTTCCCGGCGGGTGCTCGCGTGACCGCCGTCGTCGACGCGGAGTCGACGCCTGGGGTGCCGGAGTTCACGTTCAAGAACGCGAACGGGCAGTCGGTCGTGGTCGGTGGAGCCGGGCTGAAGGTTGCCGACGGCAAGTTGGTGGTCGCGGAGGGGGCGAAGGTCTCGGCGCGGATCACCGGGCTGGCCAACAGCAAGGCGAACACGGCGACGGCGCCGAGCGGGTTCTACCTGCTGACGGCGGTCGACAACGGTGCCGGCAAGCAGGCGTCGCCGGCGATCGGTGGCGCGGACATGACGGGGGCGTCGGGCACGTCGCAGTGGATCACGAACTTCCCGTACGCAGGGTCGGAGGAATTGGTCGTCCCGATCGGGTCCGACCTGGTGGCTCGGACGTCGGTCGAGGTGAAGTCTTCGGACGAGCACACCAAGTGCGCGGAAGCGCCGAACGGGTGTGTGCTGTACCTGCGGGCCGATCACCGGGCCACGGGGAATCGGACGTTCGATGTGAGGATCCCGCTGACCTTCGCGGCGGCTGATCGACAGGCTGCCAGCTCGGTGGGTGAGCAGGTTGCCGCGGCGGACGGGAGTGTGACCATCCGGTGGACGGTGCCGATGGCGTTTGCCTCAGGCAAGCACATCGTCACCTTGTCGGCCGGCGACGGCGTTGTCGCCTCCGCCGACTTCTCGGTGAAGGGGGCGGGCACGCCGAGCCCGACACCCACACCCACGCCGACTGCGACGCCGTCGCCGACTCCGACCAGTAGTCAGTCGTCCGAGCCGCCGGTGACTGACACTCCGACGAAGCCCACCGGTGCGTCGCTGGCAAGTACAGGCGGGGCGACGTTCTGGGTGCCCGTGGTGGGTGGCGTGCTGCTGCTTGCCGGTGGTGCTCTCGTACTGGTGGCTCGACGGAAGAAGGCCCAGGCATGA
- a CDS encoding DUF3105 domain-containing protein yields the protein MQRDQARSDKRRTLLIVAASIVVGLAIIAYPAIKLIQDSRTRDQALSSFGTAASGASCDKVVDDKASGTQIHEPDGKPIMYPVSPPSSGPHYATWAPFGKKFYTTNDRPPVPNLVHNLEHGYTILWYRDTLPQDQIDQIEQISKAKLPDSSLGKFIAAPFKETDGAAWPEGKQVAFSHWSGNAQGQTTALGHRQFCASVSGEALTQFMDKYPALDAQEPNGG from the coding sequence ATGCAGCGGGACCAGGCCCGGTCCGACAAGCGCCGCACCCTGCTCATCGTCGCGGCCTCGATCGTGGTCGGCCTGGCGATCATCGCCTACCCGGCGATCAAGCTGATCCAGGACTCCCGGACCCGCGACCAGGCCCTGTCCTCCTTCGGCACCGCCGCCTCCGGCGCCTCGTGCGACAAAGTCGTCGACGACAAGGCGAGCGGTACGCAGATCCACGAGCCGGACGGCAAGCCCATCATGTACCCGGTGTCGCCGCCCTCGTCCGGCCCTCACTACGCGACGTGGGCACCGTTCGGCAAGAAGTTCTACACCACCAACGACCGCCCGCCGGTGCCCAACCTGGTCCACAACCTCGAGCACGGCTACACGATCCTGTGGTACCGCGACACCCTCCCCCAAGACCAGATCGACCAGATCGAGCAGATCTCGAAGGCGAAGCTGCCCGACTCCTCGCTCGGCAAGTTCATCGCGGCTCCCTTCAAGGAGACCGACGGTGCCGCCTGGCCGGAAGGCAAGCAGGTCGCCTTCTCGCACTGGAGCGGCAACGCCCAGGGCCAGACCACAGCCCTCGGCCACCGCCAGTTCTGCGCCTCGGTCTCCGGCGAAGCCCTGACCCAGTTCATGGACAAGTACCCCGCCCTGGACGCCCAGGAGCCCAACGGCGGCTGA
- a CDS encoding mannose-1-phosphate guanylyltransferase: MRNVVILAGGSGTRLWPLSRADKPKQVLPLAAGNSLLRVAYDRLTGLVDPANIYVCTVAAHTDLVREELPELGENNIIGEPVGRDTANAVGLASAVVARNDPDAVLAIVGSDHLITPEDEFRTAIEAGFELVEQRPRSLVTFGIEPTHPHTGLGYVERGDAIDGTAAYVVDRFREKPDRATAEEYLATGRFWWNSGMFVWRAETVLSVLDALLPESAAQLRQVASVWDTPERDATLAQIYPELRKISVDYAVMEPASQGKVDADVVVVPMPVHWLDVGSWAALAGTYEVDAKGNRHDGSALSCLLDSNDNVIVTDDPGHLIAAVGLRGHIIVHTHDVTMVCPLADGERVKDLVAQVQSDHAERYV, translated from the coding sequence ATGCGGAACGTGGTGATTCTGGCCGGTGGGTCGGGGACTCGGTTGTGGCCGTTGTCCCGGGCGGACAAGCCCAAGCAGGTGCTGCCGTTGGCGGCGGGGAACTCGTTGCTGCGAGTGGCGTACGACCGGCTGACCGGTTTGGTCGACCCGGCGAACATCTACGTCTGCACCGTGGCGGCGCACACCGACCTGGTGCGGGAAGAGCTTCCCGAGCTGGGCGAGAACAACATCATCGGCGAGCCGGTCGGGCGCGACACCGCGAACGCGGTGGGGCTCGCGTCGGCGGTGGTGGCGCGCAACGACCCTGACGCCGTACTGGCGATCGTCGGGTCGGACCACCTGATCACGCCCGAGGACGAGTTCCGCACGGCGATCGAGGCCGGGTTCGAGCTGGTCGAGCAGCGGCCGCGGTCGCTGGTGACGTTCGGCATCGAGCCGACCCACCCGCACACCGGGCTCGGGTACGTCGAACGCGGCGACGCGATCGACGGGACGGCGGCGTACGTGGTCGACCGGTTCCGCGAGAAGCCGGACCGCGCGACCGCCGAGGAGTACCTGGCCACCGGGCGGTTCTGGTGGAACTCCGGCATGTTCGTCTGGCGCGCCGAGACCGTGCTCAGCGTGCTCGACGCGCTGCTGCCCGAGTCGGCCGCGCAGCTACGGCAGGTCGCCTCCGTCTGGGACACCCCCGAGCGGGACGCGACACTGGCGCAGATCTACCCGGAGCTGCGCAAGATCTCGGTCGACTACGCGGTGATGGAGCCGGCCTCGCAGGGCAAGGTCGACGCCGACGTGGTGGTCGTCCCGATGCCCGTGCACTGGCTCGACGTCGGCTCCTGGGCCGCCCTGGCCGGCACCTACGAGGTCGATGCCAAGGGCAACCGTCACGACGGCTCGGCGCTCAGCTGCCTGCTCGACTCCAACGACAACGTGATCGTCACCGACGACCCCGGCCACCTGATCGCCGCCGTCGGCCTGCGCGGCCACATCATCGTCCACACCCACGACGTCACCATGGTCTGCCCCCTGGCCGACGGCGAACGCGTCAAGGACCTGGTAGCCCAGGTCCAGTCCGACCACGCCGAACGCTACGTCTGA
- a CDS encoding DUF2470 domain-containing protein has product MTEPFTPEIVSAVLRHMNEDHADDSLQIVRALGGHPDAVSVQLATIDPAGAVFAVTVETGGVVRVQLPWSEQIVERPQFRHEFARMQREAAEA; this is encoded by the coding sequence ATGACCGAACCGTTCACCCCCGAGATCGTGTCCGCCGTCCTGCGGCACATGAACGAGGACCACGCGGACGACTCGCTGCAGATCGTCCGCGCCCTCGGCGGCCACCCGGATGCCGTCAGCGTGCAGTTGGCCACGATCGATCCGGCCGGAGCCGTCTTCGCGGTCACCGTCGAGACCGGCGGCGTCGTACGGGTACAGCTGCCGTGGTCGGAACAGATCGTCGAGCGACCGCAGTTCCGGCACGAGTTTGCCCGGATGCAGCGGGAGGCAGCCGAGGCCTAG